The segment TCTTTCTTCTAATTCCATTCATCAGTGGTTAATTATCTGGAAATTGTACATTATtatatgttgctctctctctctctctctctctctctctctctctctctctctctctctctctctcgtgtggtgaaattacatatttacatatatttcagcGTGTTTAACCGCGAGCATCTTGTTACGCAAATTTTCAGTATTGGCTCATCGACTGATGTGTTTGGGTCCACTTCATGATCCTTCGGGAGGTTTGTCATTgtagcagttcctcgttggatgagtggttttcgcggtCGGCTACCAATcgggtggtccgaagttcgatctaGGCTCGGCCAGCGCGAAGttagaggagtttatttctgtttgatgtaatgtggttcggatcccacaagaagctgtaggtcgCGTTGCCAGGTAACCagctggttcctagccaagtaaaaatatctaaatcttCGGGCCAGCCTAGGTGAGCTGTTGATGAggtcagcggtctggttaaactaagatatacttatcttgTTATTGTAGTGACGAGAAATTCgttgtttcttttctttgtgaAACCAGTGCATGGTTATTATATTTAGACGTGAAGATGGGTTCATCGACAGCTCCTTTTCCATTTCCTCTGGTATCACTTAACACCTCAGAACACTCACACCGCTGGAAATACCTTCAACAGGATGCTCACGTCTTGTGAATGTCCTCAGATTGGACGTGTTTCAAGAATGTACTCAGTTACACAAGACTTTCCTTAGTCATGGAGTGAGCAGGGCACAGGAAGCGAGCTAATCTTCCCCATATAATTCTCCCCCAAAAGAAACCCCCTTGGAGTTAATTCTGCATCGTGTGGTTAAAATGTACAGCTATTAAACGTGCCAAGGACATATCACTTAATATCCTTATGATTACAATTGGCCAGAGCCGTCCATGGTGGCGCCTCACTCACTCAgggttttttctctattttttttttttttttttttttccaacacctCTCCGTCCATGTCTCCGCCGTTTTATGCAAATTAGTACTGTTACTTATGTTTgctttcgtgtatatatatatatatatatatatatatatatatatatatatatatatatatatatattaccattgtTCTTATTCGAAATACAGCCACCTTTGAGAGAgcagttgatctctctctctcaggtgtcgTGTTCAAACTTTCTTAGTATTGTATTGCTTACATGCACTGTCAAGAGATTTGTCCCTGTTCCTGATACCTAAAGATGATGTTGCGCAAcaacccccattctctctctctctctctctctctctctctctctctctctctctctctctctctcgtctctctctcgtctttttctcTCCTACTCGTTCTCCtctctcagtctcttctctcctctcatctctctctctctatctctctctctctcctctctctctcgccgtcttttctctctctctctttctctcgctctcctctctctctctctctctctctctcaccaccttTGCCTTTCCTGTCTTTACTCCTACTCACCATGGTAATGAATCCGTATAAgaatgaaataattttgaaatccCTATACACGTGTTTCTGCTTCGTTGTCTATTTGGGGATTaatcattactttttttatttatttatatgtatctttGATTCTGTTATATAATCGATTTTTTTATGTTAGTGTAGTTGCTTTTTATACTGTGCATAATCAGCAGACCCATGTGTAATACTCTTCCTAATTTCCAAATGTTGGTATTAGCATTCGTCAGCCATTAATATTATCAACAATATTCGCACTGCAGTCCACTGGCCTCCCACCGCCGTAGTCAGTGTTCGGAATCCATATTGATGGTGGCAATGAGCAGCCCTGGGTCCCACCCAGGAGTGTCCAAGAAGCCATACGTCAACACGAGGAAGAGTCTCGGTTTCGCATTTGGTTTCATCTTTTTTCACCTTCATTCACTTCCGATcatcatctatttttttattatctttgatttttatctttgttCTTCTCAGTTTtgcttgtatatatttattttgagaggCTAACAAATACTCTAAAGTATCATTCTGATAGTATGGTTGTGAAGAAATATAGAGGtaggaaaatatgatttaaagtttCAATGATTCGCCATTCCAGTTCTTTGACTGCGagcgagtgtgtgtgaatgtatgcgtTTGTGATCTCTGTATATGTGCCTTTGTGCACACTTGAGCGTTTGTGAGCGTTCGCTGCGAGATTTGACTTCGGCTCTTATTCCCCTAATGAGGCCGGACACTAAGCTTAAACTCTGGTCCGAACGCTGTGTAGCCTTAATGTCATTTAGATCATTAACTGGTTTAGGAAGAGACAGCGAAGCCTCTTTGTTATATTCTGTCGCTCAGTCGGTCGTTAGTCTTGGTCAGCAAGACATCCCAGCCGTGATCTCATTTGTGCTTCGGTGGCGTCATTGGAAGTTACTTCTCGGCGTATTCATTACAAGTTACTTGCTCGGGGTCTTTGGAAATTACTCCTCGGATTCATTCATCAGTTACTTGCTCGGCGTCATTGGAAATTACTTCTCGGATTCATTCATTAGAAGTTACTTGTTCGGCGTCAGTGGAAATAATAGTCCGTTTTTTGAATTGATGGGACGGGGGCTGAACTGCGGGGGAAATCTCCACctacatattttccattttttgggATGCCTTTGAACTTTGAACCTGGGGAAAACACAAGGAAGGTACATTGCcagaatttctgtttatacaaaaAGGGAGGACTTATCATTTCTTAAAATCAAGTAAATGTTACCTAAAGCAAGATTTTTGgagtgaaaaatagaaaaaatatactgCATAATAATATGAATCTGTGAAAAATTGCGGCTTTTTTGTTATGCGAAGTTATTTGTATAGAATCCTAAATCTAACGTTTTATTCGTGTATCTTTTGTTAATTTGTAAGAAAAAATGAACACTGAATTAGATCAGTCGGCTGAAGAATGATAATGAGAGTAAAAAATATTGCGCGCAAGCGTGTCATTGTAGGTAAATATATTGTGTCTGTTGTAATATTATAAGCATTTTTGTTAATCTcttgcatttttaaaatatttcatttttacttcttAAAAATTCCTTAACTTCTATTATTCTTGTATtgttacttttattataattacACTAGGTTAATAGAGTTTTTGTTTCATGATTTTGTCACGCACACAGTTCGAAGTATATAGATGAGTGTGGTGTCAACAGAATATTTTTCCTTAGCCAGTCCAGTAGATTGTTTATGTAGGTAACACCTATCTCTTAACGGTAGAAATGATTTGTAGTGTTTTTCTATACAAAAACCATGTTATTAATTTTTGATGCGTTCAATTTTTCAGGGTACTTTTTCCGTAGTTTTCTTGGCTTTCCCTATTTCATTGTTTGATTTAATCAACATCAggctgttttctttcttttttttaaatagattatGTTATTCTTAAGAATAATTTAATTAGTAATAAAACATGGTCACAATTGTATACTAATGACTGCGTTCTTGTGTTTTCTTCTCATCCTCACAGAAGAGACCAAAGAGGAAGGGCGTTCCCCGGATCAAGTCCATGCTTGCCCCTTCTGCCACTTCACGTGTGATACAGAGACAGGTTTGCAACATCATGTGGATGCGGAGCACGGCGGCGAAAAGAAAGCAGGATTGAGATGCCCCTTGTGTGAAGAAGCTTGCCCTGATATGAATGCTCTCGAGAAGCATGCCATCAATGTCCATTCTGTTAATGCAGACGGCCTGCAGCGACTTCTGCTGTTGGTCAAGCTAAGTGCTGCTGCCTCCAAACATGAAGACGACGAAGATCATAACtcccagcaccagcagcagcagcagcagcagcaagaccATCACTCGAGATCTCAGGAACACCATTCACAACGACATATTAAAACCGAAGATAATCAGTCAAGTGGTGCAGGTAAGCGAAGTGATGAGCGGAACGTGGGCCGGGAGCCGGAGGAATGTGGTGTGTGCGGTGTGGCATGTGGCAGTGTAGAGGATTTATTAGCACATCAAACAGCAATGGGTCATTTACCAGTTACAGAAACACCAAGAGGTCCTGGCTATCTCTGTTGGAAAAAGGGTTGCAATCAGTATTTCCCTACAGCTCAGGCTCTCCATAGTCACTTCAGAGAGATTCATGGTGCAGCCCCTAGACCATCAGTTGCAGTATCAGAGcgtcatgtatataaatatcgatGTCAGCAGTGTTCCCTTGCTTTTAAAACTGTAGAAAAATTGCAGTTACATGCACAGTACCATGCAATACGAGATGCAACCAAGTGTCTTTTGTGTCATCGTAATTTCCGTTCCTTAGGAGCCCTGCAGAAGCATGTCAGTACAGATCACCCAGAATTAACTGCAGAAGAGAAGCATCAGTTTCAGGCCTCCATAGTTGGAGCGCCTGTAGGGGCAGGGGCTGGTCCTGTCCTTGATCCTAACACAACGGCATTGTTACGACGAGAGTCAAATAAAGATGATGAAATAGAAGAAATGCCACGTATAGAGGAACCACCACTACCACCTCATCAACAAGCAATTGAGGATTATTTGAACTCAGACTCAATGGCACTGGACAATTATAGTGATCCAGCAAGGCGCTATAAGTGTCATCGGTGTAGAGTAGCTTTCACCAGACAGAGTTACCTCACTGTTCATCAGAAGACACTGCTACACAGACGGGGTGAGAAACTTACATATCCTATGGAGAAATACTTAGACCCCAATAGACCTTATAAATGTGATGTATGTAAAGAGTCATTTACCCAAAAGAATATTTTGCTTGTTCATTATAATTCAGTGAGTCATTTACACAAGCTTAAAAAAGCAATGCAGGATAAGGAGTTCAAAGGCTCTTCAAGCAGTAGTAATATACAATCTGAAGCAGGGATTTTAGAGGGTGGgaatatgcccttaggtgataaCCAGTCTGGACTTCCTGGGATCAGTGGGTCTGGGttaggggaagaggaagggaatAAACCATACAGATGTCATGTGTGCCGTGTGGCATATTCACAGCAGTCCACCCTAGATATCCATCTACGCTCTGTGCTTCACCAGTCTCGCACTGCCAGACTCCCAGATTATTTACCAACAGCCAGTCATGATCCAAGAACATTAGCTGACCATCCATCTATACCTACTAGTACACCACAACCATCTCCAGCCCAGTCTCATGAACCTAACAATATCCATTCCCCATCCACACCTCAAGTCACACCTCCAACAACACACCATGTTTCCCCCTCCAGCAGCACCAGTGCTCAGGGAAGCTGTGGACGCTGTGGCGGTGTGTGGAGTACTGCAGAACAGGGAGCTCAACATGCTGTATTATGTGGTTTGTTGCCTCCTCAACTGAACGTCCTTCCCCACTCCGTCAGTAACGCCTCAGCTGCCCTGGATACTGCATGGGTAGCCCTCTGCCAAGCCAGCGCCGCTAACTTGCCTCAGACTCCGGCCCatgaccgctctctctctccatctgaatGTTCCATAGAATCTCTCTCTACCTCTAGATTCACTGTACCTTTCAGAAAGTCTTCACGCCTACACAAGCACTTATTAGAAAGCTTTGGCTTTGATCTAGTAGTTCAGTATGTTGAATCTCAACAACCTTATCAATCAAAATCCCCTGATGATGGGAATTGTGAGGACTCTAAATATAAATCTAATCCTAATTTACCAGAACTTAGCAAATCTAAATGTCCTCAGTGTTCTAAGCAATTTTCTAGTGTATGGGTATTAAAAGCCCATTTAGAAGAAATTCATAAGTCATGTGTACCTTTTGATTATCTTAAGAAATTCTCAGATGAATATCGTAAAGAATACAATACTAGTCGACACTCCTCTAGTAGCGAACCCTCTGCTCTTACAGATGACGAGCGAGGCCGAGATGCGGAGATTGTCCAGGGGGGAGAGAAGGGAacttcagatgagagagagaaagaggccgAATCAGGGAGCAGGAGCGACGCAGCGGCTACACCAACCTCTCATACAACTCCAACCCCTGGTGTAACTCCCACCTCCACCACCGCCCCTTCTGTCTCACCTGCTGCTGATCAGGGTATGAATGTACCTCCACAGATGGCAGAAATGGCAGCAGCACTTAATGCCCTAACAGCAGCTCAGATGCAACAGATGCAGTTCAATCCCATGATGATGGCTGGTCTGGGCTTGGCAGGTTTGCCCCTTCAACTTAATCCACTTGCTGCTATGAACTTGCATCCACCTCTTATGCCTATGTTACCACCACATATGTTTGATCCTGTAGCCTTTAGCAACATGCAGCAACAAAGTTCACCTACCTCTGGGCCCTCAGGATTGCAGGGAGACCCTTGTATTTTTCTTAAGCAACAACAACAGCTTatgcagcaacaacagcaacatgctgctgctgccgctgctgctgctgctgcacagCAGAAAAGAGCTCGAACCCGTATTACAGATGAACAACTCAAAATTTTAAGAGCTCATTTTGACATCAACAATTCCCCTACTGAGGACCAAATAAATGACATGGCAAAGCAAAGTGGACTGCCTCCAAAGGTGATAAAACATTGGTTTAGAAATACACTTTTCAAGGAACGACAGCGCAGTAAAGACTCCCCATACAATTTCAGCATTCCGCCGTCCACCACACTTAACTTGGAGGAGTATGAAAAGACAGGTGAGGCAAAGGTAATGCCACTTAATCCTGATGAAGCACGAGAGATTGTTGCCCTAAATTCTACACGTGAAGAGGATAAAAGTATTGATCAGATCTCAAAGGAGCAAGAGGAGCCTAATTTAGACCATGCCAGTGCTGTGTCCCCGCTCAACAAAGTTCCTAGTTTTACACAAGACAATAGCCGAGTACAAGAAAAGAACGGGGATAGCGTAGGTGGGTCTTTAGGCCCTAGTAACCAGCAGCAATTATTTCATCAGCAAAGGGATCAGCAAAGGGAGCATCAGCTGAGGGAACAGCGTGAACAATTGAATCCACAGCCACTTCTACCACCACATCCATCTCAACCATCATCACAGGTGGGTGGTGGGTCACAACTGGTTTCATCTGCTTCATCATCACCCATAGGACTGCCAGCAACACCATCATTTACATCCTTGGCTTCACCTCAGACGTCGCTTTCCCTCACTTCACTCATTACCTCTCAGCTCGAGACCAATCCTATGCTGGCCCACAAGCTGCCTCATACACCACCCACAGTTCCTAGTTCTGGCCTTATTCCTCCAAGCTCTGGTGTGAGTCCCACACCACCCCATTTGTCCTTTCCATCAGCACCCCAGACCCCTACCTCTTCCAGCTCTATAACAGGCAAGAGAGCCAATCGCACCCGTTTCACTGACTACCAGATTAAGGTGCTACAAGAGTTTTTTGAAAATAATGCTTATCCCAAGGATGATGATCTGGAGTATTTGTCTAAGCTGCTCAACCTTTCTCCTCGTGTTATTGTGGTTTGGTTTCAAAATGCTCGTCAGAAGGCACGAAAAGTTTATGAAAACCAGCCACCTCTTGACCCCAATGATGAAGGTGCAGGAAGATTTACAAGAACACCTGGTCTGAATTATCAGTGTAAAAAATGCTTGCTTGTCTTCCAGCGGTATTATGAGCTCATAAGACATCAAAAGACGCATTGCTTCAAGGAAGAAGATGCTAAGCGTTCAGCACAGGCACAAGCAGCAGCTGCCCAAGCCGCAGCATTGTATAATGATGAAAATTCTAATCATTCCAGCATTACAGAGTCATCACAGCAGTCTGGTAGCATGGATAATAAATCTACAACTGAGACATACCAGTGTGATAAGTGTAGTTTGGTTTTTAATAGGTTTGAACAGTGGCGAGAACATCAGATTGTGCATTTAATGAATCCAGCTCTCTTTTTGAATAAGGGTGCAGACTCTCCCTTTACCAGTatacagcagcaacagcagcagtcaCAGCCACCACCTCAGCATCAAATTCCTCCAGCAATACCCCCACCTCAGCCCAGTCCCTTGCTACCTCCTGCCTCACCTCTAAAGCGTAAGActgatgaaagtgaggatgaaaaGGATGTTGTCTTGGGGAGTAGTGAAGGTCAGCGGGACAAACGGCTGCGCACTACTATTCTCCCAGAGCAACTTGACTACCTCTATCAAAAGTACCAGTTGGAAGCAAATCCTTCGCGAAAGATGCTGGAAACAATAGCTCAAGAAGTGGGTCTCAAGAAGAGGGTCGTCCAAGTCTGGTTCCAGAACACTCgagcgagagaaagaaaaggtCAGTTTAGAGCTCATGCACAAGtcattaataaaaaatgcccCTTCTGTCCTGCTATCTTTAAAGTAAAATCTGCTCTTGAATCGCACCTTTCTACTAAGCACGCCGATCAGTACTCTAAGGGAGATGTGGATATTGATGCACTGCCTGATGTAGAAGATTCTGGTGTTGGGAACTTCAGCCTGTCttcaactccttcttcaactCAAGCTTCTCAAGTCAtgacctcttctttcttctcatcCCCAGAAGTTCCTGAAGATTCAATTGCCATGTACCATGAGGAAGCAATCCGGAGATACCTAAATGATGTCAACCTAGCATCGGATGGTGTGCGGCGAGAAGGTGAGAGCCCATTAGATCTCAGTAAGCCCCTAGAGATGGTGCGACCCCTAGAGATGGTGCGACCTTTGGCGTTTGATTCATCCTTATTAGATACCAGTGACCATTTAGGAGACCACTCAGATGATGAATGTTATCAGCTTGATGTGGGAGAGCCAGAAGATGGTGACCTATCACTACATAATACTGAAAGTAACCCCACCTCACCTGCCTCCTCTACCACTAGTTCTGCTCGACCAGGAGGACCTCATTCAGCTAGTAAGCGGTTCCGAACCCAGATGTCAGCAATTCAGGTTAAGATAATGAAGAGTGTGTTCAGTGATTACAAGACTCCAACTATGGCAGAGTGTGAGTTGCTAGGGAGGGAAATAGGGTTAGCCAAGCGTGTGGTGCAGGTGTGGTTCCAAAATGCGAGGGCCAAAGAAAAGAAGGCCAAACTGGCTTTACAAAAAATGCTTGGCACTGAGCCTGAAGGTCCTAAGCCACCTGAGGAGTGCAAAGTATGTAATTTTAAGTACAGCCATAAGTATTCTGTGCAGGACCATTTGTTTACACGCTCACATatcgaaaatatgaaaatgtttttagAAAAAGTAAAAGAGGAGAGTGACGTGGCTGGTCTAACCAGTAGTTTGAGTTCATTGTCAGCTGATTCTGACAAACCACCCTCATCGTTGACACCAGCAGCTGGCTTAGCACACCAGCTTCAAATGGCCCAGTTAATGGCACTTGGATCACCTCCAGCTACAGTTGGTATTACTGCCAGTGATGATAGGAAGGTTGGTCCAGGTGGGAGCAACAACAATGATGACGTAAGTCGCCTGCAGCTACTTCAACAGGTGTACCAGCAGATGGGTCTCGGGGGGCTGCAAGGGGCGCCCCACCCACTACTTCAACATGCCATGATGGCCGGCGCTGGTGAGTAGCGGTCCCCCATCCCTGTGATCACTACCTGCACCTGCTCGTGGCCCGTCCTGCCAGCCTGCACACCACCTAGTGCCGCCCTCACGGTTGCTGCTACCCTGCCCTACCCTGCTCACTCCCGGCCAGGCCTGCAAGGGGTACCACCGCCACTTTGACTCCATCTGCTCACAATACTTCTCTGGCTTTTCCACGTAGGCCAGTTGTTAATATCAGTGTGTATGAATTTTAATATGTAGCTTGGAAGTGAGCTCTAGCGGAATCCTAGGCATGCCTGGCTGGGGAAAAGAGCCTTATTATACATGTTGGCCCTGTCACGCTTTATCCTCCCTAGCAGGCTCACGCTTGTTCGGCCTGCTGCTCTTGCTGCCTAGCCCTCCCTCCCCTGTGTTCATTCGCTTGTCTGGATTCCTATTTGTCAACTCCTGTGTATGTGTTAAACCCAAGACACAGTCAAGGGTGAGAATAATACAGACCTGATACTTACTCGTGGAGAGAGAAGTTGTAGCTTAAATGTGTTGATGTTATGATGGCATTTTTACAAAGTTACGAAAGTTCCGGAGTTCAGGCCTTACTTTTAAGTTTGAGGCCTTAAAATCTTCACTAGAGctggttttatgtaatttttgtgTAATCCTCTAGTGGTCTAGGACTCTAGAACTGCATCAGGTTGGTAGATCATAGAGTATAAAATCTATTAATGGTGAAACACTAACAATACCTCGCATCAAAGCATATGAATTGAGTGTACTCTTTAAAAATTGTCTTGCaccataattaataatattaataataatacgctGTACACTAACTTGCTAGTTAATGTTCCTACCACTTTTTATGCTAATCACGTGATCAGTGTTTCAGAaggtataattattattttcattatcatttagtGTAAAAAAGCCTAAAACAATCAGTAGAATTTTTTGATTTGAAAATTGTTTATAAAAGTGCAGTTGATatcaaataattgtaaaaatagcATTTAAATTAGTACAGCTTTTAGAGATGATACTTAGGCTATAGCTTGCAACCTTCTTTTCACAGTTTTAGACGCcactttctttcatcttattgACAGATTCTTAGTTtctgcaagagaaaataaatataaaatataaactctaATGACAAGTGATGTCTGAAAGACTCGCTGTATTTGTATCCAGTCATTTAGGCCTCTGTACTCTTGGTGTAACTTTGAATCTAAGTCACAAAGGTGTATGAATCTCTTTGTATCTACCACAAGCAACAGGTTCCTGAGATTATAAAGCAGATAATCACGAGTGTAAGCAAACAAAACTCGACCATAGATTCCTCACCAGTCTTCCACATCTAACCGACCCAACTAAAgtgtaaaaaaatatgaaggcTTTCAAAACTCACTATTGAATAACATTATACATGGAATACCAGACCTGATTGATTATCATCGGCATTTCACATCACAAATAGTAATAACTCAAGCTTATTAATTTGATCTGTATAATAATTACAGTAATCATAATGCATTCTATACCTTTACAATAGATGTAATATACAAACTACAAAATGACGTTCGGTGTACCCATGCAATTGTATGTATTGTACATTTTCCCAGATGGGGAGTAAGGTGTTTTAACCGTCAAATATAAGTTGTAAACACTGGGTTGTAATGTTCTTtgcttatttataattatatcattatataatggaacattttttggtgtttttgtgaTGCTAAATACGCACTGAGCCTAGtgaatgtatactgtatatacatatatgaaattgcgGTAAAGAGACCTCAGAGCTTACAGTGGGAGGAGGAGTAAATGTAGAATGAATACAGTACTTGCCATAACTTTATCACAAGGTTTTGTACTACATTGAAATTTAAGTGAGGGACAAATGTCCTGTTTGCCTGTATCACTTGCACGTTTACCTACATTTAAGATGAAGAAAATCGACTTTGTGGTGAAGCTTGAAAAGCTTTGAACATTACAACTTGGGTCATGAAGCTCCCGCACTCTACCTCGCACATATTTTGCCGAA is part of the Macrobrachium nipponense isolate FS-2020 chromosome 6, ASM1510439v2, whole genome shotgun sequence genome and harbors:
- the LOC135216687 gene encoding zinc finger homeobox protein 3-like isoform X2 produces the protein MPGEERGESPLKGCPPAPPHPPTDPVDAPAHPQQQQQEQHQENQHQQQDKKEPTPTKMSPEDAPSTSPLAGEEGPGPLVQQGPSATSSSSSTSAPSASPPTTFNLTCMTCHTHFTSAELYTRHHCVASGTPVQDALTESSSDVEKFDGKIVYNPDGSAYIFDSEMSEDDGGVAGLELPQHEGSIIDSPRHPLSTTASPTIPTIANAIYVTKNPAFYTALYGQTFTSLIQDNKVPDVPIVHNYRVFTVGDKDSENECKDSDSKNNSSSEKTKLPLLDYSQVPIKPILMCFVCKLSFGYVKSFIAHAMGDHSVVLVDEEKDLLAAKNASAIIQCAGREEPRVSFLEPVIPPGHGSSGSSSSNDCSSSSSSQPGGPLATLLPSRAPSGTSPSPQPSSPVKAAHNNDAHQSVSEEGHTPIVKTELTDFYDLVRQQQQQQQQHQQQQQHQHQHQQQHQQHQLHHPQQQPRNDPFAAPQHPAAIRTPDISRKSPVSALGANGRASVSPVTSMSPTSFSPLQSPVTQLTGTIIGACPEHMSGRPQGVNCDKCDLILQQSRQLGGQMAFMHSRNSCKTLKCPKCNWHYKYQETLEIHMKEKHPENESTCIYCLTNQPHPRLARGETYTCGYKPYRCEVCNYSTTTKGNLSIHMQSDKHLNNMQELQNGGMPNVDGPLGSQSLTSQQQSPSGAIYSAPKTPTPSTTPAPMQQQKPKPVWRCDVCNYETNVARNLRIHMTSEKHTHNMMVLQQNVKHMQQLSALQGSGGSGSGQIDPMALLQYAGNPAAAAAMMGNLGVSEKPPMPEAALADLAYNQALLIQMMSGGQMPPGGPPGGPLGHGPGPHMGHGGPLSHGGDQPGPHFDLGLNPESLEPPPEPVPPNPRHAFTCCVCSAFSTDSLEQLNLHLQLDRSKANENEVLLVVAGNYICKLCSYKTNLKANFQLHCKTDKHLQKLQHVNHILEGGPRNEWKLKYLSNTNPLHVRCNLCEYYTNSVHKLQLHAAHQRHEVLNVLFRHLCVTEQQFMEDRRQYTCALCNFTTRAKLQLLHHIRSMRHLQMEQLHQIQRHAEGKGGTQQDIGEIFKVEEIMDDDGRHTPTEETKEEGRSPDQVHACPFCHFTCDTETGLQHHVDAEHGGEKKAGLRCPLCEEACPDMNALEKHAINVHSVNADGLQRLLLLVKLSAAASKHEDDEDHNSQHQQQQQQQQDHHSRSQEHHSQRHIKTEDNQSSGAGKRSDERNVGREPEECGVCGVACGSVEDLLAHQTAMGHLPVTETPRGPGYLCWKKGCNQYFPTAQALHSHFREIHGAAPRPSVAVSERHVYKYRCQQCSLAFKTVEKLQLHAQYHAIRDATKCLLCHRNFRSLGALQKHVSTDHPELTAEEKHQFQASIVGAPVGAGAGPVLDPNTTALLRRESNKDDEIEEMPRIEEPPLPPHQQAIEDYLNSDSMALDNYSDPARRYKCHRCRVAFTRQSYLTVHQKTLLHRRGEKLTYPMEKYLDPNRPYKCDVCKESFTQKNILLVHYNSVSHLHKLKKAMQDKEFKGSSSSSNIQSEAGILEGGNMPLGDNQSGLPGISGSGLGEEEGNKPYRCHVCRVAYSQQSTLDIHLRSVLHQSRTARLPDYLPTASHDPRTLADHPSIPTSTPQPSPAQSHEPNNIHSPSTPQVTPPTTHHVSPSSSTSAQGSCGRCGGVWSTAEQGAQHAVLCGLLPPQLNVLPHSVSNASAALDTAWVALCQASAANLPQTPAHDRSLSPSECSIESLSTSRFTVPFRKSSRLHKHLLESFGFDLVVQYVESQQPYQSKSPDDGNCEDSKYKSNPNLPELSKSKCPQCSKQFSSVWVLKAHLEEIHKSCVPFDYLKKFSDEYRKEYNTSRHSSSSEPSALTDDERGRDAEIVQGGEKGTSDEREKEAESGSRSDAAATPTSHTTPTPGVTPTSTTAPSVSPAADQGMNVPPQMAEMAAALNALTAAQMQQMQFNPMMMAGLGLAGLPLQLNPLAAMNLHPPLMPMLPPHMFDPVAFSNMQQQSSPTSGPSGLQGDPCIFLKQQQQLMQQQQQHAAAAAAAAAAQQKRARTRITDEQLKILRAHFDINNSPTEDQINDMAKQSGLPPKVIKHWFRNTLFKERQRSKDSPYNFSIPPSTTLNLEEYEKTGEAKVMPLNPDEAREIVALNSTREEDKSIDQISKEQEEPNLDHASAVSPLNKVPSFTQDNSRVQEKNGDSVGGSLGPSNQQQLFHQQRDQQREHQLREQREQLNPQPLLPPHPSQPSSQVGGGSQLVSSASSSPIGLPATPSFTSLASPQTSLSLTSLITSQLETNPMLAHKLPHTPPTVPSSGLIPPSSGVSPTPPHLSFPSAPQTPTSSSSITGKRANRTRFTDYQIKVLQEFFENNAYPKDDDLEYLSKLLNLSPRVIVVWFQNARQKARKVYENQPPLDPNDEGAGRFTRTPGLNYQCKKCLLVFQRYYELIRHQKTHCFKEEDAKRSAQAQAAAAQAAALYNDENSNHSSITESSQQSGSMDNKSTTETYQCDKCSLVFNRFEQWREHQIVHLMNPALFLNKGADSPFTSIQQQQQQSQPPPQHQIPPAIPPPQPSPLLPPASPLKRKTDESEDEKDVVLGSSEGQRDKRLRTTILPEQLDYLYQKYQLEANPSRKMLETIAQEVGLKKRVVQVWFQNTRARERKEVPEDSIAMYHEEAIRRYLNDVNLASDGVRREGESPLDLSKPLEMVRPLEMVRPLAFDSSLLDTSDHLGDHSDDECYQLDVGEPEDGDLSLHNTESNPTSPASSTTSSARPGGPHSASKRFRTQMSAIQVKIMKSVFSDYKTPTMAECELLGREIGLAKRVVQVWFQNARAKEKKAKLALQKMLGTEPEGPKPPEECKVCNFKYSHKYSVQDHLFTRSHIENMKMFLEKVKEESDVAGLTSSLSSLSADSDKPPSSLTPAAGLAHQLQMAQLMALGSPPATVGITASDDRKVGPGGSNNNDDVSRLQLLQQVYQQMGLGGLQGAPHPLLQHAMMAGAGE